In Bacteroidales bacterium, a single genomic region encodes these proteins:
- a CDS encoding DUF2851 family protein, translating into MKEEFLHYLWKYSLYNADSLLDSDGKLITVIHPGEYNRDSGPDFFNSRLLIGDTLWAGNVEIHTRSSHFEMHGHQTDPAFNNVILHVVAENDRKVFNQMGEEILTSEIKFDQTLYDKYLSLVNNPYVIACQDELCKVDKILIRHWLTSLLIERLQEKAEMILRIMDETGNDWDETFYRLLSRYFGFRVNTEPFEMLARALPFRIIRKHADNRFQIEALLFGAAGMLDEGLFKDALSDEYYRSLIREYRILSSKYSLQSLQGWIWKFSRLRPANFPTLRISQLASMLSATGGLFSKVIEADKVTRLKKLFEVSASDYWDDHYVFGRKSRKSQKNTGSQTTDILLINAVIPAIFVFGKSRDRQDICERALDFLEGVEAEDNKIISEWRNAGMLVESAFYSQALIQLRNEYCRNRKCLSCRIGNKIISQGSKLKDQDELILEP; encoded by the coding sequence ATGAAAGAGGAGTTTCTTCATTACCTGTGGAAATACAGTTTGTATAATGCTGACAGTCTGCTTGACAGCGACGGTAAACTGATTACAGTTATTCATCCAGGGGAATATAACCGTGATTCAGGACCGGATTTTTTCAATTCACGATTATTAATAGGAGATACCCTCTGGGCAGGGAATGTGGAAATTCATACCCGCTCATCCCATTTCGAGATGCATGGTCATCAGACCGATCCGGCCTTTAACAATGTGATACTGCATGTCGTGGCTGAAAACGACAGGAAGGTTTTCAATCAAATGGGAGAGGAAATACTTACCTCCGAAATAAAATTTGATCAGACATTATATGATAAATACCTTTCGCTGGTAAATAATCCGTATGTAATTGCCTGTCAGGATGAGCTTTGCAAAGTCGATAAAATACTTATCCGTCACTGGCTCACCTCACTGTTAATTGAAAGGCTTCAGGAGAAGGCGGAGATGATACTCCGTATTATGGATGAAACCGGAAATGACTGGGATGAAACATTTTACAGGCTGTTATCGAGATATTTTGGGTTCAGAGTTAATACTGAGCCGTTTGAGATGCTTGCCAGGGCACTCCCTTTCCGTATTATCAGAAAGCATGCCGATAACAGATTTCAGATTGAGGCACTTCTCTTTGGCGCAGCCGGTATGCTCGACGAAGGTCTCTTTAAGGATGCCCTTTCTGATGAATATTACCGGAGTCTTATCAGAGAGTACAGAATCCTCTCATCAAAATACTCTCTGCAGTCACTTCAGGGTTGGATCTGGAAATTCTCCAGATTGAGACCAGCCAATTTCCCTACCCTGAGAATTTCACAGCTTGCATCAATGCTTTCTGCTACAGGCGGCCTTTTTTCAAAGGTTATTGAGGCAGATAAGGTTACACGGCTTAAAAAACTATTTGAGGTATCTGCATCAGATTACTGGGATGACCATTATGTTTTTGGCAGGAAGAGCAGAAAATCACAAAAAAACACCGGATCACAGACGACAGATATACTGCTTATAAATGCTGTTATTCCCGCAATATTTGTTTTTGGCAAAAGCCGCGACCGTCAGGATATCTGTGAAAGGGCTCTCGACTTTCTCGAAGGTGTTGAAGCTGAGGACAATAAAATAATTTCAGAGTGGAGAAATGCAGGAATGCTTGTTGAATCTGCATTTTATTCGCAGGCGCTAATTCAGCTGAGAAATGAATATTGCAGAAACAGAAAATGCCTCAGTTGCAGAATCGGCAACAAAATCATTAGTCAGGGAAGTAAACTGAAAGACCAGGATGAGCTTATTCTTGAGCCGTAA
- the rpsO gene encoding 30S ribosomal protein S15 yields MYLTTEKKQEFFKTFGTSEIDTGTAEGQIALFSYRINHLTEHLKKNKKDFSTQQALIKLVGKRRRLLDYLKVKDIERYREIIKALKLRK; encoded by the coding sequence ATGTATTTAACAACAGAAAAGAAGCAGGAGTTTTTCAAGACATTCGGAACATCTGAAATAGACACCGGAACTGCAGAAGGCCAGATAGCGCTGTTCTCATACAGGATCAATCATCTTACAGAGCATCTTAAGAAGAATAAGAAAGACTTCAGTACCCAGCAGGCACTTATTAAGCTTGTAGGTAAGAGAAGAAGGCTTTTAGACTACCTTAAAGTTAAAGATATCGAGCGGTATCGCGAAATCATAAAAGCGTTGAAATTACGTAAATAG
- the pnp gene encoding polyribonucleotide nucleotidyltransferase — MFKVKEKIIDLGDGRTITLETGRMARQADGSVLLKMGKTMLLATVVSAREAKEDVDFMPLSVEYKEKYASSGRFPGGFLKREARASDYEILVSRLVDRVLRPLFPDDYHAETFVTINLVSADMDIIPDALAGLAASAALAVSDIPFNGPISEVRVARINKKFIVNPAASELENADIDLMVGATYDNIMMVEGEMKEVSEEEMLEALRIAHDAIKVQCKAVMEFAEEVGSTVKRTYCHETNDEDLRKKVWDETYTKCYEAAKSCTADKHKRIDSFENIVKEFLAQYTDENPVNEGLVKKYYHDVLKEASRRLVLDDNVRLDGRKPDEIRQIVCEIDPLPATHGSSLFTRGETQSLTTVTLGTKLDEKIIDDVLNKGTEKFTLHYNFPPFATGEAKAYRGVGRREIGHGNLAHRALKNMMPSDDENPYAIRVVSDILESNGSSSMATVCAGTLALMDAGVKLKKPVSGIAMGLISDKNTKKYAVLSDILGDEDHLGDMDFKVTGTRDGITATQMDIKVDGLSFEILTKALHQAKAGRLHILGIMNNTISEPRPELKPHAPRIEMLTIPKEMIGALIGPGGKVIQEIQRTTGATIIVEEIDGHGDVNIFGENAEVITAALDWVKKIVTVPEIGQVYRGKVKTIVQFGAFVEILPNKDGLLHISEIEWRKIDKVEDVLKEGQEIEVKIIDIDPKTGKLKLSRKELLPRPPRPEAPKKDPEQNPNN; from the coding sequence ATGTTTAAAGTTAAAGAAAAGATTATTGATCTCGGCGACGGGAGGACAATAACCCTTGAGACAGGCAGAATGGCCAGACAGGCCGATGGTTCTGTTTTGTTAAAAATGGGAAAGACAATGTTGCTGGCAACAGTAGTATCGGCACGCGAAGCAAAAGAAGATGTTGACTTCATGCCGTTGTCAGTTGAATACAAGGAAAAATACGCATCATCCGGACGTTTCCCCGGCGGATTTCTTAAGAGGGAAGCACGTGCATCTGATTATGAGATTCTGGTATCAAGGCTGGTTGACAGAGTTTTGCGACCACTTTTCCCGGATGATTATCATGCAGAAACATTTGTTACAATAAACCTGGTTTCCGCCGATATGGACATTATACCTGATGCTCTTGCAGGTCTTGCAGCATCTGCAGCACTTGCTGTATCAGATATTCCGTTCAATGGCCCGATATCAGAGGTAAGGGTTGCCAGAATAAACAAAAAGTTTATTGTGAATCCTGCAGCTTCTGAGCTTGAAAATGCTGACATCGACCTTATGGTTGGAGCAACATATGATAACATTATGATGGTTGAAGGTGAAATGAAGGAAGTCTCTGAAGAGGAGATGCTTGAAGCCCTCAGAATTGCACACGATGCCATTAAAGTCCAGTGTAAGGCTGTGATGGAATTTGCCGAAGAGGTGGGTTCAACTGTTAAGCGTACTTACTGTCACGAGACAAATGATGAGGATCTCAGAAAAAAAGTGTGGGATGAGACCTACACAAAATGTTATGAGGCTGCTAAATCATGCACTGCCGATAAACACAAAAGAATCGATTCATTCGAAAATATTGTAAAGGAATTCTTAGCACAGTATACAGATGAGAATCCTGTTAATGAGGGTCTGGTAAAGAAATATTATCACGATGTGCTGAAGGAAGCTTCAAGGAGACTGGTTCTTGATGACAATGTTCGTCTCGACGGAAGAAAACCCGACGAGATCAGGCAGATTGTATGTGAGATAGATCCTCTTCCTGCAACTCATGGTTCATCTCTTTTCACAAGGGGAGAGACACAGTCTCTTACAACTGTAACTCTTGGTACCAAGCTCGATGAGAAAATTATTGACGACGTTTTGAACAAAGGAACTGAGAAGTTCACTCTGCATTATAACTTTCCTCCGTTCGCTACAGGTGAAGCCAAGGCTTACCGTGGTGTTGGAAGAAGGGAAATAGGTCATGGCAACCTTGCTCATCGTGCACTTAAAAATATGATGCCATCTGATGATGAGAATCCATATGCAATAAGGGTTGTGTCTGATATTCTTGAGTCGAACGGATCCTCATCAATGGCAACTGTTTGTGCCGGAACACTTGCACTTATGGATGCCGGAGTAAAACTTAAAAAGCCTGTTTCAGGAATCGCAATGGGACTTATCTCAGACAAGAACACTAAAAAATATGCTGTTCTTTCTGATATTCTCGGTGATGAAGATCACCTGGGAGATATGGACTTTAAGGTTACCGGAACACGCGATGGCATAACAGCCACACAGATGGATATCAAAGTTGACGGACTTTCGTTTGAGATTCTAACAAAAGCTCTTCATCAGGCAAAGGCAGGAAGACTGCACATCCTTGGTATTATGAACAATACAATCTCTGAGCCTCGTCCGGAACTTAAACCCCACGCTCCAAGGATTGAAATGCTGACAATTCCTAAGGAGATGATCGGCGCACTTATTGGTCCGGGCGGAAAAGTAATTCAGGAGATCCAGCGTACAACCGGAGCAACAATTATTGTTGAAGAGATAGATGGTCATGGTGATGTGAATATCTTTGGCGAGAATGCCGAAGTTATTACTGCCGCCCTAGACTGGGTGAAAAAAATTGTTACTGTACCGGAAATAGGTCAGGTATACAGAGGAAAAGTGAAAACAATTGTTCAGTTTGGTGCATTTGTGGAGATCCTCCCGAATAAGGATGGACTTCTTCATATCTCTGAAATTGAATGGAGAAAGATAGACAAGGTTGAGGATGTTCTTAAGGAGGGTCAGGAGATTGAAGTTAAGATAATCGATATTGATCCGAAAACAGGGAAACTTAAATTATCCCGTAAAGAGCTGCTCCCTCGTCCTCCGCGTCCGGAAGCTCCTAAAAAAGATCCTGAACAGAATCCAAATAATTAA
- a CDS encoding deoxynucleoside kinase: protein MKIRYNYVVIEGNIGAGKTTLASRIADQFNARLILEHFADNPFLPKFYKEPDKYSFPLELSFLASRYKQLQEELVPQDLFKSFSVADYYFMKSLVFAASTLTGDEYNLYRQIFYIIYGSLPKPDIYVYLHLNPDRLIRNIEKRGRNYEKSITKEYLQKIQDSYFSFFKQNPENKYLVIDVNDIDFVENESHYTKIIDTIFYNNYPVGLNKVIL, encoded by the coding sequence ATGAAGATCAGGTATAATTATGTCGTTATTGAGGGGAACATAGGGGCAGGGAAAACCACTCTTGCCAGCCGGATTGCTGATCAGTTCAATGCCCGTCTCATACTTGAGCATTTTGCTGATAATCCGTTTCTTCCAAAGTTTTATAAGGAGCCGGATAAGTATTCATTTCCCCTCGAACTTTCCTTCCTGGCAAGCAGATACAAGCAACTTCAGGAAGAACTTGTTCCCCAGGATCTTTTTAAATCCTTTTCAGTAGCTGATTATTACTTCATGAAATCACTTGTTTTTGCTGCATCAACACTCACAGGTGATGAATATAATCTTTACCGGCAGATCTTCTATATAATATACGGGTCATTGCCTAAGCCTGATATCTACGTATATCTTCATCTTAATCCTGACCGTCTGATACGGAATATTGAGAAGCGCGGAAGGAATTATGAAAAGTCTATAACAAAAGAATACCTGCAGAAAATCCAGGATAGTTATTTTTCATTCTTTAAGCAAAATCCTGAGAACAAATATCTGGTTATTGATGTTAATGATATAGACTTTGTGGAGAATGAAAGCCACTACACCAAAATTATCGATACCATTTTTTATAATAATTACCCTGTGGGACTTAATAAGGTGATATTGTAA
- a CDS encoding RNA methyltransferase, giving the protein MRKLQNSELERKSVDQYKQSEKSDFVIVLDNVRSQSNVGSIFRTADAFLTDSIYLCGITSTPPHREIQKTALGATESVTWKYFNKTSDAITDLKSRGFKILGIEQAEGSVELQDLKITAGQKYALVFGHEVNGVDQDIINMCDQCVEIPQFGTKHSFNIAISVGIVLWEVNKK; this is encoded by the coding sequence ATGCGTAAGCTTCAGAATAGTGAACTGGAGAGAAAATCTGTCGACCAGTACAAACAGTCCGAAAAATCAGATTTTGTAATTGTACTCGACAATGTAAGAAGTCAGAGTAATGTGGGTTCAATATTCAGAACTGCCGATGCTTTCCTTACTGATTCAATCTATCTATGCGGAATTACTTCCACTCCTCCGCACAGGGAAATACAAAAGACAGCATTGGGCGCAACTGAGTCTGTTACATGGAAATATTTTAATAAAACATCAGATGCTATAACCGACTTGAAATCGAGGGGATTCAAGATTCTTGGAATTGAACAGGCTGAAGGTTCTGTTGAGCTTCAGGATTTGAAAATAACTGCAGGACAAAAGTATGCCCTTGTATTCGGACATGAGGTGAATGGGGTTGACCAGGATATAATTAATATGTGTGATCAGTGTGTTGAGATCCCGCAGTTTGGCACCAAACACTCGTTTAATATTGCTATAAGTGTGGGTATTGTGTTGTGGGAGGTAAATAAAAAATAA
- the sucC gene encoding ADP-forming succinate--CoA ligase subunit beta: MNIHEFQGKSLLKTYNVDIQEGFVAETAEHAVTVAQQLKEITGTEYFVVKAQIHAGGRGKGGGVKLAKSVEEAGKITSQMLGMQLITPQTGPEGKKVNKVLIAQDVYYKGESPIEEYYISILLNRNTGRYIIMYSTEGGMSIEEVAEKTPELIFTEEIDPSVGLQQFQTRNIAFRLRLTGLAFKNMQKFLQGIYETYVACDAQLLEVNPVLKTSDNRILAVDCKLVLDDNALFRHPELASMRDVNEEDPVDVEAGSHNLNFVKLDGNVGCMVNGAGLAMATMDIIKLSGGSPANFLDVGGGASPKTVEAGFRIILKDPAVKAILINIFGGIVRCDRVANGVVEAYKSIGEIKVPVIVRLQGTNAEEAKTIIDNSGLAVYSAISFREAADLVTKVLN, encoded by the coding sequence ATGAACATTCATGAATTTCAGGGTAAGTCGCTGCTTAAAACTTACAACGTTGATATCCAGGAGGGATTTGTAGCTGAGACAGCTGAACATGCTGTGACTGTTGCGCAACAGCTTAAGGAGATAACAGGTACTGAATATTTTGTTGTCAAAGCTCAGATTCATGCCGGAGGAAGAGGTAAAGGGGGAGGTGTAAAACTGGCCAAATCAGTTGAAGAAGCCGGCAAAATTACTTCCCAGATGCTGGGAATGCAGCTTATCACGCCTCAGACTGGTCCGGAAGGCAAAAAAGTAAATAAGGTACTGATCGCGCAGGATGTTTATTATAAAGGTGAATCTCCCATTGAAGAGTATTATATAAGTATTCTCCTCAACAGAAATACAGGCAGATATATAATTATGTATTCAACTGAAGGTGGAATGTCGATTGAGGAGGTTGCTGAGAAAACTCCGGAGCTGATATTCACTGAAGAGATAGATCCATCGGTAGGACTGCAGCAGTTTCAAACCCGCAATATAGCATTCAGATTGCGGTTAACAGGATTGGCTTTTAAGAATATGCAGAAGTTCCTTCAGGGAATATATGAAACATATGTTGCTTGTGACGCACAACTTCTGGAGGTTAATCCGGTACTAAAGACCAGCGACAACAGGATTCTGGCAGTTGATTGCAAGCTTGTACTTGATGATAATGCTCTTTTCCGTCATCCGGAACTGGCAAGCATGAGGGATGTAAATGAGGAAGATCCGGTTGATGTAGAGGCAGGCAGTCATAATCTCAATTTTGTTAAGCTCGATGGCAATGTTGGTTGTATGGTCAACGGCGCAGGCCTTGCAATGGCAACAATGGATATCATAAAACTTTCAGGCGGTTCGCCTGCAAACTTTCTTGATGTGGGTGGAGGTGCCAGTCCTAAAACAGTTGAAGCCGGCTTCAGGATAATCCTGAAAGATCCTGCAGTAAAAGCTATTCTGATTAATATTTTCGGTGGAATAGTCAGGTGCGACAGGGTTGCCAATGGCGTCGTTGAGGCATATAAGTCTATTGGCGAAATAAAGGTTCCTGTTATAGTAAGGCTTCAGGGGACAAATGCTGAGGAGGCAAAGACTATAATTGATAATTCAGGGCTTGCCGTATATTCCGCTATCTCATTCAGAGAGGCAGCTGACCTGGTGACCAAAGTGTTAAACTGA
- a CDS encoding CDGSH iron-sulfur domain-containing protein has translation MENKEENKTQARVELIANGPIKITGNFQIKDLKRDKDESPSEIWLCRCGRSQNKPYCDESHKR, from the coding sequence ATGGAGAATAAGGAAGAGAATAAAACCCAGGCCAGAGTTGAATTAATTGCCAATGGCCCGATTAAAATTACGGGGAATTTCCAGATAAAAGATCTCAAGAGAGATAAAGATGAATCGCCCTCTGAAATCTGGTTATGCAGATGTGGCAGATCGCAGAATAAACCCTATTGCGACGAATCGCACAAGAGATAG
- a CDS encoding (4Fe-4S)-binding protein produces MEKKEGQFTGGRKYKNDDITVYWKPSACIHASYCYRELIEVFDPSRRPWVDMQGASTEKIIEIVNLCPTDALAWKWNDEEKNKSIGSDQYNHINFRRPELINDKEPEKEEQPVSVKIMIDGPIVIKGNLSLIYEDGNKKDFKEGMISLCRCGVSDHQPFCDGRHRKVGFIG; encoded by the coding sequence ATGGAAAAGAAAGAGGGACAGTTTACCGGGGGAAGGAAGTATAAAAATGATGATATTACCGTATACTGGAAGCCATCTGCATGTATACATGCATCCTATTGTTACAGGGAACTTATTGAAGTTTTTGATCCCAGCAGAAGGCCCTGGGTAGATATGCAGGGTGCCTCAACAGAGAAAATAATTGAAATTGTGAATTTATGTCCTACTGATGCCCTGGCCTGGAAATGGAATGATGAAGAAAAGAACAAATCAATAGGTAGTGATCAGTATAATCATATTAATTTCAGAAGGCCTGAGCTTATAAATGATAAGGAACCCGAAAAGGAAGAGCAACCCGTTTCTGTTAAGATAATGATTGATGGACCCATTGTTATTAAAGGGAATCTCTCGTTAATATATGAAGATGGAAATAAGAAAGATTTCAAAGAAGGAATGATCTCATTATGCAGGTGCGGAGTAAGCGATCATCAGCCTTTTTGTGATGGAAGGCACAGAAAAGTAGGCTTCATAGGTTAA
- a CDS encoding response regulator, with protein sequence MISPVTVALFVIALGIIIWLSVNLFRVRKSDTEKARKIEELNYEIQGRIAKSENPGINTSDRNDGLENLFGLLMNAATDRISYYDNNHNLKYANPAFYSILGVDSTAFNSVTPSELIHPDDRDFIQRKTEALEKTGFFESEIRLRHHNGHYLNLSDKSVVVKSDSGEKLGYLSIDRDIALLKKIHADLVKANVDSEASNRLKSSFLANISHEIRTPLNSVVGFSNLLLADNITSDVREEYIEHINHNSEKLLQIIGDIIDLSRLESNQIEITYEETSLISIINEIVEDTRQIIRRNEKPILLNVKNQFEENGDLIFTDRVWLKRVLNHLMDNAVKFTLDGSIEFAYQREDDKIVFKIKDTGIGIKNENLSHIFEEFRQEVGGHHRPFEGLGIGLTLAKEVVERMGGKIFVKSEKGIGSEFSFSIPYRPAGSTKIKIPDAGISNFLKPIDWSSKKCLIVDDNKDVLIYLNRILHDTGVSILMARSGYEAIELVKSTPDIDVILLDMQMPEMNGIEATKEIRKIRKNIPIIAQTAFVFEDDKDIVIEAGCDACLIKPIRKDHLITIMSSFVKSR encoded by the coding sequence ATGATTAGTCCTGTTACTGTTGCACTCTTTGTTATAGCTCTTGGTATAATTATATGGCTTTCTGTTAATTTGTTCAGAGTCAGGAAATCTGACACGGAAAAGGCAAGGAAGATTGAAGAGTTGAATTATGAGATACAGGGCAGGATTGCTAAATCTGAAAATCCGGGTATTAATACATCGGATAGAAATGATGGGTTAGAAAATCTCTTCGGGCTCCTGATGAATGCAGCCACCGACAGGATCTCATACTACGATAATAATCATAATCTTAAGTATGCAAATCCTGCATTTTATTCAATTCTCGGAGTCGATAGTACTGCTTTCAATTCTGTAACACCCTCAGAATTAATACATCCTGATGACCGTGATTTCATTCAAAGGAAGACAGAAGCTCTTGAGAAGACCGGATTTTTTGAGAGTGAAATCAGGCTGCGTCATCATAATGGACATTATCTGAACCTGTCGGATAAATCTGTTGTAGTAAAAAGTGATAGCGGCGAAAAGCTGGGCTATTTATCTATTGACCGTGATATTGCATTGTTGAAAAAGATTCATGCTGATCTTGTAAAAGCTAATGTTGATTCAGAGGCAAGTAACAGGCTCAAATCGAGCTTTCTGGCAAATATATCACATGAGATCAGAACCCCTCTTAATAGCGTTGTTGGCTTCTCAAATCTTCTTCTCGCAGATAATATTACCAGTGATGTAAGGGAAGAGTATATTGAACATATAAATCACAACAGCGAGAAACTTCTTCAGATAATTGGTGATATTATTGACCTGTCGCGATTAGAAAGCAATCAGATCGAGATTACCTATGAGGAGACATCGCTTATCTCAATTATAAATGAGATTGTGGAGGATACCAGGCAGATCATCAGACGCAATGAAAAACCAATACTGCTTAATGTTAAAAATCAGTTTGAGGAAAACGGAGATCTTATTTTTACCGATAGGGTATGGCTTAAGCGTGTACTTAACCATCTGATGGATAACGCTGTGAAATTCACCCTCGACGGATCAATTGAGTTTGCATATCAGAGAGAAGATGATAAAATAGTTTTTAAAATAAAAGATACAGGCATAGGGATAAAAAACGAAAACCTTTCCCATATTTTTGAGGAGTTCAGGCAGGAAGTAGGCGGACACCACAGGCCATTTGAGGGTTTGGGAATAGGACTAACTCTGGCTAAGGAGGTTGTTGAAAGGATGGGAGGTAAGATCTTCGTAAAATCGGAAAAAGGAATAGGTTCGGAATTCAGCTTCTCTATACCCTACCGGCCGGCAGGAAGTACAAAAATAAAGATCCCGGATGCAGGCATCAGCAATTTTCTTAAACCTATTGACTGGAGTTCGAAAAAGTGCCTCATTGTTGATGACAACAAGGATGTTCTTATTTATCTGAACAGGATTCTTCATGATACTGGTGTTTCGATACTGATGGCACGTTCGGGATATGAGGCAATTGAACTCGTGAAATCAACACCTGATATAGATGTTATACTTCTCGATATGCAGATGCCTGAAATGAACGGTATCGAAGCCACAAAGGAGATAAGAAAAATAAGGAAAAATATACCGATAATTGCCCAGACAGCTTTTGTTTTTGAAGATGATAAAGACATTGTAATTGAAGCCGGCTGCGATGCCTGCCTTATAAAACCGATTCGGAAAGACCACCTTATTACTATAATGTCGAGCTTTGTGAAATCTCGATGA